From the Desulfosarcina sp. BuS5 genome, one window contains:
- the ltrA gene encoding group II intron reverse transcriptase/maturase produces MSQTISTKSREIARTVACNSRPIEWGQPPVLTGGSSLIKIELLAQSNPELVFTSVVHRIDFDLLKQSFRKIRKSKSAGVDKVTAKEYAENLDQNLYNLYERLRRGQYVASPVKRIWIDKEGGKKRPIGIPVLEDKIVQKAAAAILNVIFDRNFYNFSHAFRKGRSQHMAIKDLREQCLKQNISWIVSADITGLFDNINHELLKDMIRRRVSDGGMIRLIGKWLNAGVMEEGNLTYSETGTPQGGVISPVLSNIFLHYVLDDWYVKEVIPRMKGRCSIIRWADDFILGFEYEKDALRVMDVLPRRFEQFELSLHPEKTKLIRFSKRISGKGNGTFDFLGFTFYWSKSLKGYMVIKKKTARKRSSRFMKRIWIWCKDNRHKPMAEQYEILCSKLRGFYQYFGVISNYKVLEVVFEYTEKAWRRWLSRRSHKGEVMFEDLRTTYPLPLPRIVHNI; encoded by the coding sequence ATGTCACAAACCATATCAACAAAAAGCCGAGAAATTGCAAGAACGGTCGCTTGCAATTCCAGACCGATAGAATGGGGACAACCACCGGTGTTAACAGGTGGGTCATCCCTTATCAAAATCGAGCTGCTTGCTCAAAGTAATCCTGAACTGGTATTTACATCAGTAGTCCATCGGATAGACTTTGATTTACTGAAACAATCCTTTCGTAAAATTCGGAAAAGCAAATCTGCAGGAGTGGACAAGGTTACGGCAAAGGAGTATGCCGAAAATCTTGATCAAAACCTCTATAATCTGTATGAACGACTGCGGAGAGGACAGTACGTTGCGTCTCCTGTAAAGCGTATCTGGATAGACAAGGAAGGAGGGAAAAAGCGTCCAATTGGCATACCTGTACTTGAGGATAAAATTGTCCAGAAAGCAGCAGCAGCCATATTGAATGTCATATTTGACAGGAATTTTTACAATTTTTCCCATGCATTCAGAAAAGGTCGGAGCCAACACATGGCAATCAAAGATTTACGTGAGCAATGCTTGAAGCAGAATATCAGCTGGATAGTAAGCGCAGATATTACAGGACTATTTGACAATATTAATCACGAGTTACTTAAAGACATGATACGTCGGAGAGTAAGTGACGGCGGAATGATTCGCCTGATAGGGAAGTGGTTGAATGCAGGCGTAATGGAGGAAGGCAACCTGACGTACTCTGAAACGGGCACTCCACAGGGAGGAGTAATTTCCCCTGTGCTCAGTAATATCTTTCTTCATTATGTTTTAGATGACTGGTACGTGAAAGAAGTGATCCCCCGGATGAAAGGGAGATGCTCCATCATACGCTGGGCGGATGATTTCATCCTCGGGTTCGAGTATGAAAAAGACGCATTGCGTGTCATGGATGTATTACCCAGGCGGTTCGAACAGTTCGAGCTGTCACTTCACCCGGAAAAGACAAAACTGATTCGATTTTCCAAACGCATTAGCGGAAAGGGAAACGGGACGTTTGATTTTTTAGGGTTTACATTTTACTGGTCAAAATCATTAAAAGGGTACATGGTAATAAAGAAAAAGACGGCAAGAAAGCGTTCAAGCCGTTTTATGAAGAGAATATGGATATGGTGCAAGGATAACCGTCATAAGCCAATGGCCGAGCAGTATGAGATTCTTTGCAGTAAACTGCGAGGTTTTTACCAGTACTTTGGAGTAATAAGTAACTACAAAGTGCTGGAAGTTGTGTTTGAATATACTGAGAAAGCATGGCGTCGATGGTTAAGCCGAAGAAGTCACAAGGGCGAAGTAATGTTCGAGGACTTGCGCACAACATACCCACTGCCATTACCCAGAATAGTCCATAATATTTGA
- a CDS encoding formylglycine-generating enzyme family protein, which yields MATNIEAMHQKKISLFFLLLVSSFILPLVSCKETTKLTEKSKIELVDIPGNGENVEPFQMSNTEITNQQYVDFLNTALRENKITVGKIEPLGADQLMFAGFKSRNQQCIYDNNGKRLFDLLGVRVTGDHNHNGEFELWEMENPLNRIMIEYDTVKKSFNVVNPEKVDWAIYFEKANLPDGVEPVDSIMNWAELHRFWPEKKVIKKEQIVTWNYGNYNNNVVFAGHLDLDTELPTLEEVKNWPVNHIEYYGAKAFADYYGYDLPTLKQIQWAGTGGKNYEYGTNNGTVNTDNTVYSGHSFDEYPKKGKRQRNGETSKPKIPDFSKFPGKDKGHVQSVKLFPPNPYGVYGLSGNVYEWTKSALADYPNAVDRTGKDTEAYIRIGGSWNYYDDAQSLATKEAKNTGAHRGNDHFGFRVVNQR from the coding sequence ATGGCAACAAATATAGAAGCAATGCATCAAAAAAAGATTTCGTTATTTTTTTTATTGCTTGTTAGTTCGTTTATTTTGCCTCTTGTCTCTTGTAAGGAGACAACGAAATTGACAGAAAAATCAAAAATAGAACTTGTTGATATTCCAGGAAATGGAGAGAATGTTGAGCCATTTCAAATGAGCAATACAGAAATCACAAATCAGCAATATGTGGATTTTTTGAATACAGCATTACGTGAAAACAAAATAACAGTTGGTAAAATTGAACCTTTAGGTGCTGACCAATTAATGTTTGCAGGCTTTAAGTCACGTAATCAACAATGTATTTACGATAATAACGGAAAAAGATTATTTGACTTGCTAGGAGTCAGAGTTACAGGTGACCATAACCATAACGGAGAATTTGAGCTTTGGGAAATGGAAAACCCCTTAAATAGAATAATGATTGAATACGATACTGTAAAAAAGTCATTTAATGTTGTAAATCCAGAGAAAGTTGATTGGGCAATTTATTTCGAGAAAGCAAATCTTCCAGATGGAGTTGAACCAGTTGATAGTATTATGAATTGGGCAGAGTTACACCGTTTTTGGCCTGAAAAAAAAGTAATTAAGAAAGAACAAATAGTTACTTGGAATTATGGCAATTATAATAACAATGTTGTATTTGCAGGTCACCTTGATTTAGATACAGAACTACCAACCCTTGAAGAAGTAAAAAACTGGCCTGTTAATCATATAGAGTACTATGGAGCAAAAGCTTTTGCTGATTATTACGGGTACGATTTGCCTACTCTGAAACAAATACAATGGGCAGGTACTGGTGGGAAAAATTACGAATACGGAACTAACAACGGAACTGTCAATACTGATAATACCGTTTATAGTGGCCATTCATTTGATGAATACCCCAAAAAAGGTAAAAGACAAAGAAATGGGGAAACATCAAAACCTAAAATACCAGATTTTAGTAAATTTCCAGGTAAAGATAAAGGGCATGTTCAGTCCGTCAAGCTGTTCCCTCCAAACCCGTATGGTGTTTATGGGTTGTCTGGTAATGTTTACGAATGGACAAAATCGGCATTAGCTGATTATCCTAATGCAGTAGACCGCACAGGAAAGGATACCGAAGCATATATAAGAATTGGGGGATCGTGGAATTATTATGATGATGCTCAATCCCTAGCAACAAAAGAGGCAAAAAATACTGGAGCACACAGGGGAAATGATCATTTTGGTTTTAGAGTGGTTAATCAAAGATAA
- the tnpA gene encoding IS200/IS605 family transposase, whose translation MKKTLAHTTWECKYHIVWVPKNRRKVIYGKLKRDVGQILRKLCEYKKIDVIEGTACSDHIHICLSIPPKYLVSTIVGYLKGKSTMILFERYSHLRRNFRGHTFWARGYYVNTVGLDEAKIRQYIKNQQNNESIGDQYDTDLVKDPFRGASSILCDNNIK comes from the coding sequence GTGAAAAAAACATTAGCACACACAACATGGGAGTGCAAATACCACATAGTTTGGGTTCCTAAGAATAGGAGAAAAGTTATTTATGGTAAACTTAAACGAGATGTTGGTCAAATTCTCAGAAAACTTTGTGAGTATAAAAAGATTGATGTCATTGAAGGAACGGCGTGTTCGGACCATATCCATATTTGTTTGTCTATCCCGCCAAAGTATTTAGTCTCAACAATCGTTGGTTATCTAAAAGGCAAGAGTACAATGATTTTGTTTGAAAGATATAGCCATTTACGGAGGAATTTCCGTGGGCATACATTTTGGGCACGTGGTTATTATGTCAATACAGTTGGGTTAGATGAGGCCAAAATACGGCAGTATATAAAAAATCAACAGAATAACGAGTCCATTGGAGATCAATATGATACAGATTTAGTGAAAGACCCCTTCAGGGGTGCAAGTAGCATACTATGCGATAATAACATAAAGTAA
- the tnpC gene encoding IS66 family transposase → MKTPERIDLDVKQLDALLKRVKELLPPEDYELIKAMADTIYLLSQCVDNKAASIRRLLRMLFGATTEKTGKTKAHPKKKNSVKAKKGHGRKPAKNYTGAKKVRVFHDTLKPGDNCPECLKGKVYELKEPQRIIRITGNAPLSGTVYEMQRLRCNLCGAIFTASTPENVGEDKYDAKAKAMIALLKYGTGMPFNRLKDLQQSLGIPLPASTQFEIVDQMAMELTPIYQEFIRQGAQGDIIHNDDTTMKVLSLMKENKENNPERKGIFTTGILSKTDDHKIALFFTGRQHAGENLMDLLKRRIGLSPPIQMCDALSRNVPKEFETLLANCLTHGRRQFVDVLQSFPEECSYVLEILAEVYKNDKITKEQNMEAEERLRFHQDNSGPLMKKLNTWFHKQIDQHLVEPNSGLGQAIGYMLKHWEALTLFLREPGVPLDNNICEQALKKVVLHRKNALFYKTEHGAMVGDLFMSLIHTCNLSGTNPFDYLTALLEHASELSESPDKWMPWNYKSALIEPDNPEA, encoded by the coding sequence GTGAAGACCCCGGAACGTATAGACCTGGACGTCAAGCAGTTAGATGCTCTTTTAAAGCGTGTTAAAGAACTGTTGCCACCTGAGGACTATGAACTCATCAAGGCTATGGCTGACACTATCTACCTTTTAAGTCAGTGTGTGGACAATAAAGCCGCCTCCATACGACGGCTGTTGCGCATGCTGTTTGGTGCAACTACCGAAAAAACTGGAAAAACAAAGGCTCACCCAAAAAAGAAGAATTCTGTTAAAGCTAAAAAAGGTCATGGCCGCAAACCTGCTAAAAATTATACCGGGGCAAAAAAAGTCAGAGTCTTCCATGATACTCTTAAACCTGGAGACAACTGCCCTGAATGTTTAAAGGGCAAGGTATATGAATTAAAGGAGCCGCAGCGAATCATACGCATCACCGGAAACGCTCCATTAAGTGGAACTGTCTATGAAATGCAGCGTTTACGCTGTAATCTCTGTGGAGCAATTTTCACCGCATCGACACCTGAAAATGTGGGTGAAGACAAATATGATGCAAAAGCCAAGGCCATGATTGCTCTTTTGAAATATGGTACCGGTATGCCATTTAACAGACTTAAAGATCTTCAGCAAAGTCTTGGCATACCATTGCCTGCATCGACACAGTTCGAGATTGTCGATCAAATGGCAATGGAACTTACTCCGATTTATCAGGAATTTATCCGTCAGGGCGCTCAGGGCGATATCATTCATAATGATGACACCACTATGAAGGTTTTGTCCCTGATGAAGGAAAACAAAGAAAATAACCCGGAACGTAAAGGTATATTTACCACGGGTATACTGTCAAAAACCGATGATCATAAAATTGCACTGTTTTTTACCGGCCGTCAGCATGCCGGAGAAAACTTGATGGATTTACTTAAGCGTCGTATTGGTCTGAGCCCACCCATTCAGATGTGTGATGCTCTGTCCAGAAATGTTCCCAAAGAATTCGAAACTCTGCTGGCAAATTGTCTTACACATGGACGAAGACAGTTTGTTGACGTACTGCAAAGCTTCCCGGAAGAGTGCAGTTATGTACTCGAAATCCTCGCAGAGGTATATAAAAATGATAAGATTACCAAAGAACAGAACATGGAAGCTGAAGAACGGCTACGGTTTCATCAGGACAACAGCGGTCCGCTGATGAAAAAGCTCAACACCTGGTTTCACAAACAAATAGACCAACATTTGGTGGAGCCCAACAGCGGGCTGGGCCAGGCTATTGGCTACATGCTCAAACATTGGGAGGCGTTGACCCTTTTTCTCAGGGAACCAGGTGTACCTTTGGACAACAATATTTGCGAACAGGCTTTGAAAAAGGTCGTTCTGCATCGCAAGAATGCTCTGTTTTATAAAACTGAGCATGGTGCCATGGTAGGTGATCTGTTCATGAGTCTGATTCATACCTGTAATTTATCCGGTACCAATCCTTTTGATTACCTGACAGCACTGCTGGAACATGCCTCTGAGTTGTCAGAATCCCCAGACAAATGGATGCCGTGGAATTATAAATCCGCACTGATTGAACCGGACAATCCTGAAGCATAA